A genome region from Solanum pennellii chromosome 12, SPENNV200 includes the following:
- the LOC107005842 gene encoding probable disease resistance RPP8-like protein 2 isoform X2, with translation MYDSSLFGLLQMLYETLKNEAKFLSNVSNQIQDIRAEINRIQCFLQDADAKKPEYETVRNWIADIREVAYDVENILEKYMHKVVLRRDRSLWKENINLHNIGLETKDVMSRIDNIKRCMKTYVDTGIRAICQGDTSSERSQWLTRSYSHLVDEDFVGLVEEVNKLVDELIDDEFYVVFAICGMGGLGKTTLARKAYRHVDVQSHFQAFAWASISRQWQARDVLMSILTKLEPENRTRINMMMDDELVKALYNVQQRKKCLIVLDDIWSTNFWNSVKHAFPKGKGSRSKILLTTRKKDVCTHIDPTCFLFEPRCLDAEESWKLLHKKAFPRVNTPDLKIDLELERLGKEMVSKCGGLPLAIIVLAGLLARRPKIDEWRRTCQNLNLHMSGESFEQDGGIHGVLALSYYDLPYQLKPCFLYLGIFPEDQKISARRLYQLWTAEGIISLEGNRGEETAMMEIGERYLHELAQRYMVQVQLEETTGRIKSCRFHDLMRDTCLSKAKEENFLKTVSPQHLHQSMHCSTSATATSTRTVRRLSITVDNEVQNYFSTDDKSFQHVRAAFFFPRQTGREGTEYPLPLFQGLCNNFSMLRVLHLEKFTFVEILPKAIGNLVYLRYLSLRHSHFQKLSSSVGNLKYLQTLDLRVNFFSYLTLPNTIQKLKNLRNLYLPPSHQHTYKLDLSPLSHLEILKNFDTQVSPFRDIFKLTKLQKLSAVLSLDSDEMEEMIKHLTLRSGCHHLRKLDLIGHITKLPEHHSFSQSLTKLTLRKSGLEEDPMVILQKLPKLFTLSLRGNAFIGKEMCCSPQGFPLLKTLKLQGLLNLESWRVETGALPNLVHLEIDECKKLEMVPEGLIYLSKIQEVMIINMPDNFQKRLQEVQREEYYKVQFRKSFDTKKISKIKFNMRISGPMFGGLLQTIYPSTVPKEWKML, from the exons atgtaTGATAGTTCTCTCTTTGGTCTCTTGCAAATGCTATATGAGACACTAAAGAACGAGGCGAAATTCCTGTCAAATGTAAGCAATCAAATTCAAGATATTCGTGCTGAAATaaatcgaatacaatgcttctTACAAGATGCAGATGCTAAAAAACCTGAGTATGAGACAGTTCGTAACTGGATTGCAGATATCAGAGAAGTTGCTTACGATGTAGAGAATATCCTCGAGAAGTATATGCATAAGGTTGTATTGAGGAGGGATCGATCGTTGTGGAAGGAGAATATAAATTTACATAACATAGGCCTGGAGACAAAAGATGTTATGTCAAGAATTGATAACATAAAAAGATGTATGAAAACTTATGTTGATACAGGTATAAGAGCTATATGTCAAGGAGATACCTCGTCGGAGAGAAGTCAATGGTTAACGAGATCTTACTCTCATCTTGTTGACGAAGACTTTGTTGGATTAGTAGAAGAGGTGAATAAGTTGGTTGATGAGTTGATCGATGATGAGTTTTATGTAGTTTTCGCGATATGTGGAATGGGAGGTCTTGGTAAAACAACACTTGCTCGGAAGGCATATCGTCATGTTGATGTACAAAGTCATTTCCAGGCTTTCGCGTGGGCTAGTATCTCGAGACAATGGCAAGCAAGAGATGTGCTGATGAGCATCCTCACGAAACTTGAACCTGAAAACAGAacaaggattaatatgatgatgGATGATGAGCTTGTAAAAGCACTTTACAATGTTCAACAGAGGAAAAAATGCCTCATTGTGCTTGATGATATCTGGTCAACAAATTTCTGGAATAGTGTAAAACATGCTTTTCCGAAGGGGAAAGGGAGTCGAAGCAAGATTTTGCTTACAACGCGCAAGAAGGACGTGTGTACACACATAGATCCAACTTGTTTCTTGTTTGAACCAAGATGTTTGGATGCTGAGGAGAGTTGGAAGTTACTTCATAAGAAAGCATTCCCCAGAGTGAACACTCCAG ATTTAAAGATTGATTTGGAGTTGGAGAGGCTTGGAAAGGAAATGGTCAGTAAATGCGGAGGCTTGCCTTTAGCGATAATTGTGCTTGCTGGACTCTTGGCTAGAAGACCTAAAATCGATGAGTGGAGAAGGACGTGCCAGAACCTTAACTTACACATGAGTGGTGAAAGTTTTGAACAAGATGGAGGAATTCACGGTGTCCTTGCTTTGAGTTACTACGACTTACCTTATCAGCTGAAGCCGTGTTTTTTGTACTTGGGAATTTTTCCTGAGGATCAAAAGATTTCTGCGCGGAGATTGTATCAGCTATGGACTGCTGAAGGTATCATATCATTGGAAGGTAACCGAGGAGAGGAAACAGCAATGATGGAGATAGGTGAACGTTATCTGCACGAGTTAGCTCAAAGGTACATGGTTCAGGTTCAACTAGAGGAAACAACGGGAAGGATCAAATCTTGTCGATTTCATGATCTCATGAGAGATACATGTTTGTCGAAAGCAAAGGAGGAAAACTTTCTCAAGACAGTTTCTCCTCAGCATTTGCATCAATCGATGCACTGCTCTACTTCAGCTACAGCAACATCAACACGTACTGTACGTAGACTGTCCATCACAGTAGACAATGAAGTTCAAAACTATTTCTCTACTGACGATAAGTCATTTCAGCATGTGAGAGCAGCTTTCTTCTTTCCAAGACAGACAGGACGCGAAGGCACAGAATATCCCCTGCCTTTATTCCAAGGTCTGTGCAATAACTTCTCGATGTTGAGAGTTTTGCATCTCGAGAAGTTCACTTTTGTGGAAATTTTACCAAAAGCAATTGGTAATTTAGTGTACTTGAGATACCTGAGCTTAAGACATTCACACTTTCAAAAACTTTCGTCGTCTGTAGGTAATCTTAAGTACCTACAGACACTTGATTTGAGGGTGAATTTCTTCTCGTACTTAACTTTACCGAATACCATACAGAAGTTGAAAAACTTGAGGAATTTATATCTTCCTCCTTCACATCAACACACGTATAAGTTAGACCTGAGCCCGTTAAGCCACTTGGAAATACTGAAGAACTTCGATACACAAGTTTCTCCTTTCCGAGATATCTTCAAGTTAACAAAACTTCAGAAACTATCAGCTGTTCTCTCATTGGATTCGGACGAGATGGAAGAGATGATCAAACACCTCACCCTCAGATCAG GTTGTCACCATCTCCGGAAGCTAGATTTAATCGGACACATCACTAAGCTACCGGAACACCACTCGTTTTCACAAAGCCTCACTAAGTTAACATTGAGAAAAAGTGGACTTGAAGAAGACCCTATGGTCATTCTTCAAAAGCTTCCTAAGCTATTCACCTTGTCGTTACGTGGAAACGCGTTTATTGGAAAGGAAATGTGTTGTTCTCCACAAGGATTTCCACTTCTCAAAACTCTTAAACTCCAAGGGCTACTAAATTTAGAAAGCTGGAGGGTGGAGACAGGGGCACTGCCTAATCTAGTTCATCTAGAAATCGACGAGTGCAAGAAATTGGAGATGGTTCCGGAAGGATTGATATATCTAAGTAAAATACAGGAGGTAATGATTATAAACATGCCAGACAACTTCCAAAAGAGGCTGCAAGAGGTTCAAAGGGAAGAATATTACAAAGTTCAGTTCAGGAAAAGTTTCGACACAAAGAAGATTTCGAAGATCAAATTCAATATGCGAATATCAG GACCAATGTTTGGCGGATTATTGCAGACCATTTATCCATCAACAGTACCAAAGGAATGGAAGATGTTATAA
- the LOC107005842 gene encoding probable disease resistance RPP8-like protein 2 isoform X1 produces MYDSSLFGLLQMLYETLKNEAKFLSNVSNQIQDIRAEINRIQCFLQDADAKKPEYETVRNWIADIREVAYDVENILEKYMHKVVLRRDRSLWKENINLHNIGLETKDVMSRIDNIKRCMKTYVDTGIRAICQGDTSSERSQWLTRSYSHLVDEDFVGLVEEVNKLVDELIDDEFYVVFAICGMGGLGKTTLARKAYRHVDVQSHFQAFAWASISRQWQARDVLMSILTKLEPENRTRINMMMDDELVKALYNVQQRKKCLIVLDDIWSTNFWNSVKHAFPKGKGSRSKILLTTRKKDVCTHIDPTCFLFEPRCLDAEESWKLLHKKAFPRVNTPDLKIDLELERLGKEMVSKCGGLPLAIIVLAGLLARRPKIDEWRRTCQNLNLHMSGESFEQDGGIHGVLALSYYDLPYQLKPCFLYLGIFPEDQKISARRLYQLWTAEGIISLEGNRGEETAMMEIGERYLHELAQRYMVQVQLEETTGRIKSCRFHDLMRDTCLSKAKEENFLKTVSPQHLHQSMHCSTSATATSTRTVRRLSITVDNEVQNYFSTDDKSFQHVRAAFFFPRQTGREGTEYPLPLFQGLCNNFSMLRVLHLEKFTFVEILPKAIGNLVYLRYLSLRHSHFQKLSSSVGNLKYLQTLDLRVNFFSYLTLPNTIQKLKNLRNLYLPPSHQHTYKLDLSPLSHLEILKNFDTQVSPFRDIFKLTKLQKLSAVLSLDSDEMEEMIKHLTLRSGRLRETSFRIYYRFHSEKEVNILKLLLGCHHLRKLDLIGHITKLPEHHSFSQSLTKLTLRKSGLEEDPMVILQKLPKLFTLSLRGNAFIGKEMCCSPQGFPLLKTLKLQGLLNLESWRVETGALPNLVHLEIDECKKLEMVPEGLIYLSKIQEVMIINMPDNFQKRLQEVQREEYYKVQFRKSFDTKKISKIKFNMRISGPMFGGLLQTIYPSTVPKEWKML; encoded by the exons atgtaTGATAGTTCTCTCTTTGGTCTCTTGCAAATGCTATATGAGACACTAAAGAACGAGGCGAAATTCCTGTCAAATGTAAGCAATCAAATTCAAGATATTCGTGCTGAAATaaatcgaatacaatgcttctTACAAGATGCAGATGCTAAAAAACCTGAGTATGAGACAGTTCGTAACTGGATTGCAGATATCAGAGAAGTTGCTTACGATGTAGAGAATATCCTCGAGAAGTATATGCATAAGGTTGTATTGAGGAGGGATCGATCGTTGTGGAAGGAGAATATAAATTTACATAACATAGGCCTGGAGACAAAAGATGTTATGTCAAGAATTGATAACATAAAAAGATGTATGAAAACTTATGTTGATACAGGTATAAGAGCTATATGTCAAGGAGATACCTCGTCGGAGAGAAGTCAATGGTTAACGAGATCTTACTCTCATCTTGTTGACGAAGACTTTGTTGGATTAGTAGAAGAGGTGAATAAGTTGGTTGATGAGTTGATCGATGATGAGTTTTATGTAGTTTTCGCGATATGTGGAATGGGAGGTCTTGGTAAAACAACACTTGCTCGGAAGGCATATCGTCATGTTGATGTACAAAGTCATTTCCAGGCTTTCGCGTGGGCTAGTATCTCGAGACAATGGCAAGCAAGAGATGTGCTGATGAGCATCCTCACGAAACTTGAACCTGAAAACAGAacaaggattaatatgatgatgGATGATGAGCTTGTAAAAGCACTTTACAATGTTCAACAGAGGAAAAAATGCCTCATTGTGCTTGATGATATCTGGTCAACAAATTTCTGGAATAGTGTAAAACATGCTTTTCCGAAGGGGAAAGGGAGTCGAAGCAAGATTTTGCTTACAACGCGCAAGAAGGACGTGTGTACACACATAGATCCAACTTGTTTCTTGTTTGAACCAAGATGTTTGGATGCTGAGGAGAGTTGGAAGTTACTTCATAAGAAAGCATTCCCCAGAGTGAACACTCCAG ATTTAAAGATTGATTTGGAGTTGGAGAGGCTTGGAAAGGAAATGGTCAGTAAATGCGGAGGCTTGCCTTTAGCGATAATTGTGCTTGCTGGACTCTTGGCTAGAAGACCTAAAATCGATGAGTGGAGAAGGACGTGCCAGAACCTTAACTTACACATGAGTGGTGAAAGTTTTGAACAAGATGGAGGAATTCACGGTGTCCTTGCTTTGAGTTACTACGACTTACCTTATCAGCTGAAGCCGTGTTTTTTGTACTTGGGAATTTTTCCTGAGGATCAAAAGATTTCTGCGCGGAGATTGTATCAGCTATGGACTGCTGAAGGTATCATATCATTGGAAGGTAACCGAGGAGAGGAAACAGCAATGATGGAGATAGGTGAACGTTATCTGCACGAGTTAGCTCAAAGGTACATGGTTCAGGTTCAACTAGAGGAAACAACGGGAAGGATCAAATCTTGTCGATTTCATGATCTCATGAGAGATACATGTTTGTCGAAAGCAAAGGAGGAAAACTTTCTCAAGACAGTTTCTCCTCAGCATTTGCATCAATCGATGCACTGCTCTACTTCAGCTACAGCAACATCAACACGTACTGTACGTAGACTGTCCATCACAGTAGACAATGAAGTTCAAAACTATTTCTCTACTGACGATAAGTCATTTCAGCATGTGAGAGCAGCTTTCTTCTTTCCAAGACAGACAGGACGCGAAGGCACAGAATATCCCCTGCCTTTATTCCAAGGTCTGTGCAATAACTTCTCGATGTTGAGAGTTTTGCATCTCGAGAAGTTCACTTTTGTGGAAATTTTACCAAAAGCAATTGGTAATTTAGTGTACTTGAGATACCTGAGCTTAAGACATTCACACTTTCAAAAACTTTCGTCGTCTGTAGGTAATCTTAAGTACCTACAGACACTTGATTTGAGGGTGAATTTCTTCTCGTACTTAACTTTACCGAATACCATACAGAAGTTGAAAAACTTGAGGAATTTATATCTTCCTCCTTCACATCAACACACGTATAAGTTAGACCTGAGCCCGTTAAGCCACTTGGAAATACTGAAGAACTTCGATACACAAGTTTCTCCTTTCCGAGATATCTTCAAGTTAACAAAACTTCAGAAACTATCAGCTGTTCTCTCATTGGATTCGGACGAGATGGAAGAGATGATCAAACACCTCACCCTCAGATCAGGTAGACTCAGGGAAACATCTTTTCGCATTTACTACAGATTTCATTCAGAAAAAGAGGTAAACATTCTGAAGTTACTGTTAGGTTGTCACCATCTCCGGAAGCTAGATTTAATCGGACACATCACTAAGCTACCGGAACACCACTCGTTTTCACAAAGCCTCACTAAGTTAACATTGAGAAAAAGTGGACTTGAAGAAGACCCTATGGTCATTCTTCAAAAGCTTCCTAAGCTATTCACCTTGTCGTTACGTGGAAACGCGTTTATTGGAAAGGAAATGTGTTGTTCTCCACAAGGATTTCCACTTCTCAAAACTCTTAAACTCCAAGGGCTACTAAATTTAGAAAGCTGGAGGGTGGAGACAGGGGCACTGCCTAATCTAGTTCATCTAGAAATCGACGAGTGCAAGAAATTGGAGATGGTTCCGGAAGGATTGATATATCTAAGTAAAATACAGGAGGTAATGATTATAAACATGCCAGACAACTTCCAAAAGAGGCTGCAAGAGGTTCAAAGGGAAGAATATTACAAAGTTCAGTTCAGGAAAAGTTTCGACACAAAGAAGATTTCGAAGATCAAATTCAATATGCGAATATCAG GACCAATGTTTGGCGGATTATTGCAGACCATTTATCCATCAACAGTACCAAAGGAATGGAAGATGTTATAA